A genomic segment from Glycine soja cultivar W05 chromosome 18, ASM419377v2, whole genome shotgun sequence encodes:
- the LOC114394482 gene encoding late embryogenesis abundant protein 2-like — protein MDSQKASYNAGVTKGQTQEKASNMMDKASNTAQSAKDSMQETGQQLKAKAQGAADGVKDAVNK, from the exons ATGGATTCTCAGAAGGCAAGCTACAACGCTGGAGTGACCAAGGGCCAAACTCAG GAAAAGGCCAGCAACATGATGGACAAAGCTTCTAATACTGCTCAGTCAGCAAAAGACTCCATGCAAGAG ACTGGTCAACAGTTGAAGGCCAAGGCACAAGGAGCTGCTGATGGTGTGAAGGATGCAGTGAACAAGTGA